The nucleotide window aagaagaacaaagctggaggcatctcaTGCTCTGATtccaaactacactacaaagctacagtaatcaaaacagcatggtactgacctaaaagcagacatatagacaaatatggaatagaatagagagcccagaattaaccctcacatatgtggtcaaaagatcttcaacagaggtgccaagaccattcaataggaaagggcaatcttgtcaacaaatggtgttgggaaaaccagatgtccactccacatacaaaaaaaagaagttggacccttatctcaaaatgtctacaaaagttaactcaaaatagatcaaaggctTACATATAAAagcgaaaactataaaactcgtcaaagaaaacacagaggaaaatcttcatgatattggatttggtaatgatgtcttggatatgacaccaaaagaatagacaatgaaagttaagaaacaggcaaactgaactacatcaaaattaaaaacttctctgcatcaaaggacacaacaaaatgaaaaggcaatctactgtatgggagaaggtatttgcaaatcgtatatctgatgaggggttaatattccacaatatataaagaactcctacaactcaacaacaaaacaagaacaacaacaacaacaaaaaactgggcaaaggacatgaatggaCATATCTCCGAagtagatatacaaatggccaaaaaacacatgaaaagatgctcagtatcactgatcattaggaaagtgcagaccaaaaccacagtgacataGCACCTCACATCCATTTGAATGGCTACTCTCAAAAAActcaaagtgttggcaaggacgtggaaaacttggaacccctgtgcactgctggtgtgaCTGTAAAATGATACGCCCACTATGGGAAACCGTATGGCAGTTactcaaaaaatcaaaactagaattaccatatgatccagcagttctactcctaggtatatacccgaaagaattgacagcatggtctggaagagatatttgtacacccatgttcctggcagcactaattgcaaatagctaaaagggggaagcaacccaagtgtcatcgagggatgaatggataaacaaatggtggaacaagcatacaatggaatcctattcagccttaaaaaggaaggaaattctgtcatattctacaatgtggatgaatctcgaggacattacgctgagtgaaataagccagtcacaaaaagataaatactgtatgattcaacttacatgaggtacaaagagcagtcaaattcatcaaAACACACATTAGAATGATGACTGCCAagagcttggggaggggagaatgggagagtGGTTGTTtgatggatatagagtttcagttgcgtaagacaaaaagagttctggagattgattgcacaacaatgtgaatatgcttaacactagtgaactgtacacttaaaaatggttaagatggtaaattttatgttatgtgtattttattacaattaaaaattttttaaataaataggtataGGAGACCCCAACTTTACTAAGCAAgacaatatatgtgtacatacactggTGTATGTTTGCACAAGCAGGGAGAAATGTGTCAAAGTACGTGCACCAAAAGTATTAATATTGATTATCTCTGAAGTACTAGTCTTGGAAGGGATGTGTATgttttggggaaaggaggaagaacattAACTTTTCTTTATATGCCTGCCTACTGTTTGACTTCTTAAAACGTGTATTTATTGCtagcatatgatttttaatttagtagagtcaggaaacaatccacaagaaaagtcattaagggtttcagttgggaatatgtacattgataacaaaaatacttgttcgagttctgaggatcctgtaacttgcACAAACGGAACACAGAAAAGCATACTTCTTCTGATGTTGATGAATCAGGTGATAGCTCACGTTTTGATGACACTAATGGTAGCCATTCCAAGTCAAGACGAATTGTTTACGAGATCATGGTCCTTAATTGAATGACCAGTTAGGAAGAGAATGTTCAGTTTAGATAAACTCTGCCTCAAGGTtgtcaaaggacatttatgacaaagcaaGCCAGGGCAATGGTTGGCCCAAGTCTAGACTATCATGTGGCTTCCATAATGAGCCTTGGCTTGATCCAAAgggcaaagaagaaacataatgagATTTAATTGAACAATGACCCAAGCAGTCCattgaaaatgctatttataacCTTAACAACTCAGGTATTAGCCAGTCAGAGACTGACTTCGCAATGGTATCAAGGAAAAATGCTAAATGTTAGGGAAATACACGGCTCTACAGGATATATAAAAGGCCAGACGTGGAAAGTGCGGCCAAAACTCAGAAACTTCTCTTAACAAGTCAACTCTCAACCTAACTCCTGACACCATGGCCTGCTGTTCCACTAGCTTCTGTGGATTTCCCATCTGTTCCACTGGTGGGACCTGTGGCTCCAGCTGCTGTCAGCCAACCTGCTGCCAAACCAGGTGTTGCCAGCCAACCTTCTGCCAGACCAACTGCTGCCAGACCAGTGGCTGTGAGACTGGCTGTGGCATTGCTGGTAGCATTGGctgtggccaggagggaggcagtggAGCTGTGAGCTGCCGCACCAGGTGGTGCCGACCTGACTGCCGCGTGGAgggcacctgcctgcctccctgctgtgtgGTGAGCTGCACCCCCCCGTGCTGCTGCCAGCTGCACCATGCCCAGACCTCCTGCTGCCGCCCATCCTACTGTGGACGGTCCTGCTGCCGCCTAGCCTGCTGCTGCCAGCCCACCTGCTGTGAGCCCACTTGCTGGCAGCCCACCTGCTAAAAGCCAGGTTGCTGATTTTCAACTTGAAAGTTCAACTTCCAACTCAATCCATGAAGCAATTATCTCTTCAACCACCCCTGGACACTAACAAGTTCTTGAACTTTAATTGACTTTTTCTGAGGGGTTACCAAATATTGGGACTTCATAGACTTATCTGATTCCATTCAACACTAGAAAGATCTTGATCTCTCCACTAAGGCCACCAAAATACAAATTGGACCcaagaaatgggaaagcaagtttGCCTTGGGATTGACCTTCAGCGAGCCTCCTCTCCACAGCTCAATGCTGCCAAAGCTGAGGAAGAACCATCTGTCCTTCTCAGACACATTCACCTCCTAAACTCCACCGTCTTGCAACTTTCACTTCCTATGAGAGGGGAATAATATAGCAAGgtctaataaattatacatatttggtacggcaaacatatctctttttcttcattgagtgTCACCAAAAAGATTCTAATCTGACTTTGATATCCCGTGGTACTCTTCTTATACCATGTTAGGATATATGATCAAATCCAGGGGAGGTTAATCCCCATAAAGAGCACAAACTAAAAATATCTGAGGGTTTACTGagggaaaggtattccatgctcatggctggaagaattactattgttaaaatgtccataccaccaaagtaatctacagattcaatgcaatccttatcaaaattccaatggcattttccaggatataacaaacaatcctaaaatttgtatggaaccacaaaaggccctgaatagccaaagcaatcttgagaaagaagaacaaagctggaggcatctcatgctctgatttcaaactacgctacaaagctacagtaatcaaaacagcatggtactgacctAAAAGCAAACATATAGACAAATacggaatagaatagagagcccagaattaaccctcacatatgtggtcaaaagatcttcaacagaggtgccaagaccattcaataggaTAGGGCAATCttgtcaacaaatggtgttgggaaaaccagatgtccacatgcaaaaaaatgaagttggacccttatctcaaaacgtctacaaaagttaactcaaaatagatcaaaggctTACATATAAAagcgaaaactataaaactcgttaaataaaacacagaggaaaatcttcatgatattggatttggtaatgatgtcttggatatgacaccaaaagaatagacaatgaaagttaagaaacaggcaaactgaactacatcaaaattaaaaacttctctgcatcaaaggacacaacaaaatgaaaaggtaatctactgtatgggagaaggtatttgcaaatcgtatatctgatgaggggttaatattccacaatatataaagaactcctacaactcaacaacaaaacaagaacaacaacaacaacaaaaaactgggcaaaggacatgaatggaCATATCTCCGAagtagatatacaaatggcccaaaaacacatgaaaagatgctcagtatcactgatcattaggaaagtgcagaccaaaaccacagtgacataccacctcacatccatttGAATGGCTACTCTCAAAAAActcaaagtgttggcaaggacgtggaaaacttggaacccctgtgcactgctggtgtgaCTGTAAAACGATACGCCCACTATGGGAAACCGTATGGCAGttactcaaaaaatcaaaaatagaattaccatatgatccagcagttctactcctaggtatatacccgaaagaattgacagcatggtctggaagagatatttgtacacccatgttcctggcagcactaattgcaaatagctaaaagggggaagcaacccaagtgtcatcgagggatgaatggataaacaaatggtggaacaagcatacaatggaatcctcttcagccttaaaaaggaaggaaattctgtcatattctacaatgtggatgaatctcgaggacattacgctgagtgaaataagccagtcacaaaaagataaatactgtatgattcaacttacatgaggtacaaagagcagtcaaattcatcaaAACACACATTAGAATGATGACTGCCAagagcttggggaggggagaatgggagagtGGTTGTTtgatggatatagagtttcagttgcgTAAGACAAAATGAGTTCTTGAgattgattgcacaacaatgtgaatatgcttaacactagtgaactgtacacttaaaaatggttaagatggtaaattttatgttatgtgtattttattacaattaaaaattttttaaataaataggtataGGAGACCCCAACTTTACTAAGTAAGACAATAGATGTGTACATACACTGGTGTATGTTTGCACAAGCAGGGAGAAATGTGTCAAAGTACGTGCACCAAAAGTATTAATATTGATTATCTCTGAAGTACTAGTCTTGGAAGGGATGTGTATgttttggggaaaggaggaagaacattaaattttctttatatgcctgcctactgtttgacttcttaaaatgtgtatttattattagcatatgatttttaatttagtagagtcaggaaacaatccacaagaaaagtcattaagggtttcagttgggaatatgtacattgataacaaaaatacttgttcgagttctgaggatcctgtaacttgcACAAACGGAACACAGAAAAGCATACTTCTTCTGATGTTGATGAATCAGGTGATAGCTCACGTTTTGATGACACTAATGGTAGCCATTCCAAGTCAAGACGAATTGTTTACGAGATCATGGTCCTTAATTGAATGACCAGTTAGGAAGAGAATGTTCAGTTTAGATAAACTCTGCCTCAAGGTtgtcaaaggacatttatgacaaagcaaGCCAGGGCAATGGTTGGCCCAAGTCTAGACTATCATGTGGCTTCCATAATGAGCCTTGGCTTGATCCAAAgggcaaagaagaaacataatgagATTTAATTGAACAATGACCCAAGCAGTCCattgaaaatgctatttataacCTTAACAACTCAGGTATTAGCCAGTCAGAGACTGACTTCGCAATGGTATCAAGGAAAAATGCTAAATGTTAGGGAAATACACGGCTCTACAGGATATATAAAAGGCCAGACGTGGAAAGTGCGGCCAAAACTCAGAAACTTCTCTTAACAAGTCAACTCTCAACCTAACTCCTGACACCATGGCCTGCTGTTCCACTAGCTTCTGTGGATTTCCCATCTGTTCCACTGGTGGGACCTGTGGCTCCAGCTGCTGTCAGCCAACCTGCTGCCAAACCAGGTGTTGCCAGCCAACCTTCTGCCAGACCAACTGCTGCCAGACCAGTGGCTGTGAGACTGGCTGTGGCATTGCTGGTAGCATTGGctgtggccaggagggaggcagtggAGCTGTGAGCTGCCGCACCAGGTGGTGCCGACCTGACTGCCGCGTGGACggcacctgcctgcctccctgctgtgtgGTGAGCTGCACCCCCCCGTGCTGCTGCCAGCTGCACCATGCCCAGACCTCCTGCTGCCGCCCATCCTACTGTGGACGGTCCTGCTGCCGCCTAGCCTGCTGCTGCCAGCCCACCTGCTGTGAGCCCACTTGCTGGCAGCCCACCTGCTAAAAGCCAGGTTGCTGATTTTCAACTTGAAAGTTCAACTTCCAACTCAATCCATGAAGCAATTATCTCTTCAACCACCCCTGGACACTAACAAGTTCTTGAACTTTAATTGACTTTTTCTGAGGGGTTACCAAATATTGGGACTTCATAGACTTATCTGATTCCATTCAACACTAGAAAGATCTTGATCTCTCCACTAAGGCCACCAAAATACAAATTGGACCcaagaaatgggaaagcaagtttGCCTTGGGATTGACCTTCAGCAAGCCTCCTCTCCACAGCTCAATGCTGCCAAAGCTGAGGAAGAACCATCTGTCCTTCTCAGACACATTCACCTCCTAAACTCCACCGTCTTGCAACTTTCACTTCCTATGAGAGGGGAATAATATAGCAAGgtctaataaattatacatatttggtacggcaaacatatctctttttcttcattgagtgTCGCCAAAAAGATTCTAATTTGACTTTGATATCCCGTGGTACTCTTCTTATACCATGTTAGGATATATGATCAAATCCAGGGGAGGTTAATCCCCATAAAGAGCACAAACTAAAAATATCTGAGGGTTTACTGagggaaaggtattccatgctcatggctggaagaattactactgttaaaatgtccatactacctaaagtaatctacagattcaatgcaatccttatcaaaattccaatggcattttccaggatataacaaacaatcctaaaatttgtatggaaccacaaaaggccctgaatagccaaagcaatcttgagaaagaagaacaaagctggaggcatctcaTGCTCTGATtccaaactacactacaaagctacagtaatcaaaacagcatggtactgacctaaaagcagacatatagacaaatatggaatagaatagagagcccagaattaaccctcacatatgtggtcaaaagatcttcaacagaggtgccaagaccattcaataggaaagggcaatcttttcaacaaatggtgttgggaaaaccagatgtccacatacaaaaaaatgaacttggacccttatctcaaaacgtctacaaaagttaactcaaaatagatcaaaggctTACATATAAAagcgaaaactataaaactcgtcaaagaaaacacagaggaaaatcttcatgatattggatttggtaatgatttcttggatatgacaccaaaagaatagacaatgaaagttaaaaaacaggcaaactgaactacatcaaaattaaaaacttctctgcatcaaaggacacaacaaaatgaaaaggcaatctactgtatgggagaaggtatttgcaaatcatatatctgatgaggggttaatattccacaatatataaagaactcctacaactcaacaacaaaacaagaacaacaacaacaacaaaaaactgggcaaaggacatgaatggacatatccccaaagaagatatacaaatggccaagaaacacatgaaaagatgctcagtatcactgatcattaggaaagtgcagaccaaaaccacagtgacataccacttcacatccatttGAATGGCTACTCTCAAAAaactcaaagtgttggcagggacgtggaaaaactggaacccctgtgcactgctggtgtgaCTGTAAAATGATACACCCACTATGGGAAACCGTATGGCAGttactcaaaaaatcaaaaatagaattaccatatgatccagcagttctactcctaggtgtatacccgaaagaattgacagcatggtctggaagagatatttgtacacccatgttcctggcagcactaattgcaaatagctaaaagggggaagcaacccaagtgtcatcgggggatgaatggataaacaaatggtggaacaagcatacaatggaatcttattcagccttaaaaaggaaggaaattctgtcatattctacaatgtggatgaatctcgaggacattacgctgagtgaaataagccagtcacaaaaagataaatactgtatgattcaacttacatgaggtacagagagcagtcaaattcatcaaAACACACATTAGAATAATGACTGCCAagagcttggggaggggagaatgggagagtggttgtttaatggatatagagtttcagttgcgtaagacaaaaagagttctggagattgattgcacaacaatgtgaatatgcttaacactagtgaactgtacacttaaaaatggttaagatggtaaattttacgttatgtgtattttattacaattaaaatttttttaaataaataggtataGGAGACTCCAACTTTACTACGCAAgacaatatatgtgtacatacactggTGTATGTTTGCACAAGCAGGGAGAAATGTGTCAAAGTACGTGCACCAAAAGTATTAATATTGATTATCTCTGAAGTACTAGTCTTGGAAGGGATGTGTATgttttggggaaaggaggaagaacattAACTTTTCTTTATATGCCTGCCTACTGTTTGACTTCTTAAAACGTGTATTTATTGCtagcatattatttttaatttagtagagtcaggaaacaatccacaagaaaagtcattaagggtttcagttgggaatatgtacattgataacaaaaatacttgttcgagttctgaggatcctgtaacttgcACAAACGGAACACAGAAAAGCATACTTCTTCTGATGTTGATGAATCAGGTGATAGCTCACGTTTTGATGACACTAATGGTAGCCATTCCAAGTCAAGACGAATTGTTTACGAGATCATGGTCCTTAATTGAATGACCAGTTAGGAAGAGAATGTTCAGTTTAGATAAACTCTGCCTCAAGGTtgtcaaaggacatttatgacaaagcaaGCCAGGGCAATGGTTGGCCCAAGTCTAGACTATCATGTGGCTTCCATAATGAGCCTTGGCTTGATCCAAAgggcaaagaagaaacataatgagATTTAATTGAACAATGACCCAAGCAGTCCattgaaaatgctatttataacCATAACAACTCAGGTATTAGCCAGTCAGAGACTGACTTCGCAATGGTATCAAGGAAAAATGCTAAACGTTAGGGAAATACACGGCTCTACAGGATATATA belongs to Eubalaena glacialis isolate mEubGla1 chromosome 19, mEubGla1.1.hap2.+ XY, whole genome shotgun sequence and includes:
- the LOC133079828 gene encoding keratin-associated protein 9-3-like → MACCSTSFCGFPICSTGGTCGSSCCQPTCCQTRCCQPTFCQTNCCQTSGCETGCGIAGSIGCGQEGGSGAVSCRTRWCRPDCRVEGTCLPPCCVVSCTPPCCCQLHHAQTSCCRPSYCGRSCCRLACCCQPTCCEPTCWQPTC
- the LOC133079829 gene encoding keratin-associated protein 9-3-like, producing the protein MACCSTSFCGFPICSTGGTCGSSCCQPTCCQTRCCQPTFCQTNCCQTSGCETGCGIAGSIGCGQEGGSGAVSCRTRWCRPDCRVDGTCLPPCCVVSCTPPCCCQLHHAQTSCCRPSYCGRSCCRLACCCQPTCCEPTCWQPTC